In the genome of Campylobacter concisus, one region contains:
- a CDS encoding type II toxin-antitoxin system Phd/YefM family antitoxin → MVTFTKDEIYTATEVVRNFSSVLSRVGANELKRAVIVKNNKFEAVLLNMEEYERLCEAVNVLESIYTAKKRENDGE, encoded by the coding sequence ATGGTAACTTTTACAAAAGATGAAATTTATACAGCAACTGAAGTGGTTAGAAATTTTAGTTCAGTGCTCTCTCGTGTGGGAGCTAATGAATTAAAAAGAGCGGTCATTGTTAAAAATAATAAATTTGAAGCTGTGCTTTTAAATATGGAAGAGTATGAGCGTCTTTGCGAAGCAGTGAACGTGCTTGAGAGCATTTATACTGCAAAAAAAAGAGAGAACGATGGCGAGTAG
- a CDS encoding D-alanine--D-alanine ligase — protein MNLGVIFGAKSYEHEISIVSAIVLKNVLKQELKFIFCDANRDFYLIEQKDMRANFFSSGKYKNSKKLILSKGGFFIHSLFGDKKVECDVIINLIHGMDGEDGKIAALFDFYGIKYIGPRLEVSALSYNKELTKFLAQKAGVKALDYEMLTRQSEPKFHYPIILKPARLGSSIGVSVVHDASELAYAKDIAFEFDKDVLVEPFIKGVKEYNLAGCKINGKIKFSIIEEPKKKEFLDYEQKYLSFSNENKVKEAEMSEELKQKLKFNFSKIYDCGFDGAIIRCDFFVIDDEVYLNEINPNPGSLANYLFEDFESTLNALANSLPRERNIKIDYSFINSITSVKGRGKI, from the coding sequence ATGAATTTAGGTGTGATATTTGGAGCAAAGAGCTATGAACATGAGATAAGCATAGTTAGTGCAATAGTTTTAAAAAATGTCCTAAAACAAGAGCTAAAATTTATATTTTGCGACGCAAATAGAGATTTTTATCTTATCGAGCAAAAAGATATGAGAGCAAATTTCTTTAGTTCAGGCAAGTACAAAAATTCAAAAAAGCTCATTTTATCTAAAGGCGGATTTTTCATACACTCTCTTTTTGGCGATAAAAAAGTAGAGTGTGACGTCATTATAAATTTGATCCACGGCATGGACGGCGAAGATGGCAAGATAGCAGCACTTTTTGACTTTTACGGCATAAAATATATAGGTCCAAGGCTTGAAGTAAGTGCGCTTAGCTACAACAAAGAGCTTACTAAATTTCTAGCACAAAAAGCTGGTGTAAAGGCGCTTGATTACGAGATGCTAACTCGACAAAGCGAGCCAAAATTTCACTATCCTATTATATTAAAGCCAGCAAGGCTAGGCAGCAGCATCGGCGTAAGCGTAGTGCATGACGCCAGTGAGCTAGCTTATGCAAAAGACATAGCATTTGAGTTTGATAAAGATGTGCTTGTCGAGCCTTTTATAAAGGGAGTAAAAGAGTACAACCTTGCAGGCTGTAAGATAAATGGAAAGATAAAATTTTCTATCATCGAAGAGCCAAAAAAGAAGGAATTTCTTGACTACGAGCAGAAATATCTTAGCTTTTCAAATGAAAACAAGGTAAAAGAGGCTGAAATGTCTGAGGAGCTAAAACAAAAGCTTAAATTTAACTTTTCAAAAATTTATGATTGTGGATTTGACGGAGCGATCATTAGATGCGACTTTTTTGTGATAGATGATGAGGTCTATCTAAACGAGATAAATCCAAATCCAGGAAGTCTTGCAAACTATCTATTTGAGGATTTTGAGAGCACTTTAAACGCCCTTGCAAACTCACTTCCAAGAGAGCGTAATATAAAGATCGATTATAGCTTTATAAACTCGATCACTTCAGTAAAAGGTCGTGGGAAAATTTAG
- the ruvA gene encoding Holliday junction branch migration protein RuvA encodes MIKAIEGIVSRKDPAFVILKTNSGVSYGIFISLFCSAKLSKGEKVELAITQIIREDANLLYGFLDANEQKMFEMLIKLNGIGASAAMAVCSSLSSQAFTNAIISGDADTFKSVPGIGPKTARRIIAELSDAKLISDESVPSYQNEALLALEALGFKREKIVKILPECKSENTSDLIKEALKKLG; translated from the coding sequence ATGATAAAAGCGATCGAAGGTATTGTCAGCAGAAAAGATCCCGCATTTGTGATACTTAAGACAAATAGCGGCGTAAGCTATGGAATTTTTATCTCACTTTTTTGCTCAGCCAAGCTTAGTAAGGGCGAAAAAGTCGAGCTTGCCATAACGCAGATCATAAGAGAGGACGCAAATTTACTCTACGGCTTTTTAGACGCAAATGAGCAAAAGATGTTTGAGATGCTTATCAAGCTAAATGGCATCGGGGCAAGTGCAGCGATGGCAGTTTGCTCAAGTCTTAGCTCGCAAGCATTTACAAATGCCATAATAAGCGGCGATGCAGATACCTTTAAAAGTGTGCCAGGCATCGGACCAAAGACTGCTAGACGCATCATAGCTGAGCTAAGCGACGCAAAACTAATAAGTGATGAGAGCGTGCCAAGCTATCAAAATGAGGCACTTTTGGCACTTGAGGCGCTTGGCTTTAAACGTGAGAAGATAGTGAAAATTTTGCCTGAGTGCAAGAGTGAAAATACGAGTGATCTTATAAAAGAAGCATTAAAGAAATTAGGATAA
- a CDS encoding flagellar assembly protein A — MSENVQENERFLPPTQIQTSTPYISLKELSKQHSVPVEFIDFKILDILTYYKNKDNEEPVFVPEENLDFFDDNAFYLDETLEIEQVYDVEFFDVRLNAVPKLPKIEIGVNSTVTKVVAKVKATKYCEYEQHYEDKLFEYIAKQLMKAQILIGIRIGKLKDELKQIASVVHVKGELDKDYILNITQGINPKKATDAKILYYYKDKLDAIKEEDKVDYADRGFVFGVAQDEVIMEEKKSHEGQNGRDARGKLLAVEKPKEDTGKEISISENIERVENDDSIIYIAKKSGYVVEKNGSFDIEERIEINEANFKTTGSIQAGTDTNVTLVVRETDTIKDAIGTGIIVEADEIEVKGNVGANAMVKANEVVIGGQTHQKAKIYAKNAKISIHIGKVEAENVEIDRLEGGNVVAKRVKINSVVGGSITAQNIQINTLGSNCTITASHLIDVRYLRGTDNKFIIDTSKMPESAEATQEQLNKIENTKAELASLLKNIETKKNVINENKDSIYTIKAKVEELSKAKVIPPVTFMKKLKEYQGLVNEYNTLLKIFKDKKDLLATLKDELEIMQNGIFSAKVINRGNWVELNEIRFVIVDPPQNVTYISKQNETAHAITLEKIGDGDEAEYKIKKSNKLEDYTDTNF; from the coding sequence TTGAGCGAGAACGTGCAAGAAAACGAGAGATTTTTACCGCCAACGCAAATTCAAACTTCAACGCCTTATATATCGCTTAAAGAACTAAGCAAGCAACACAGCGTACCGGTAGAATTTATAGATTTTAAAATTTTAGATATTTTGACTTATTATAAAAATAAAGATAATGAAGAGCCAGTTTTTGTCCCTGAAGAAAATTTAGACTTTTTTGATGATAATGCATTTTATCTTGACGAGACACTAGAGATTGAGCAGGTCTATGATGTGGAATTTTTTGATGTTAGGCTAAATGCTGTACCAAAGCTTCCAAAGATAGAAATCGGTGTAAATTCAACAGTTACAAAAGTAGTCGCAAAGGTAAAAGCCACAAAATATTGTGAATACGAACAGCATTACGAAGATAAACTTTTTGAATATATCGCCAAACAGCTTATGAAAGCTCAAATTTTAATAGGTATAAGGATCGGCAAACTAAAAGACGAGCTAAAACAAATCGCCTCGGTTGTGCATGTAAAGGGCGAACTTGATAAAGACTACATACTAAACATAACACAAGGTATAAATCCAAAAAAAGCTACTGATGCAAAGATACTTTACTACTACAAAGATAAACTTGATGCGATAAAAGAGGAAGATAAGGTTGATTACGCTGATAGAGGTTTTGTTTTTGGCGTGGCACAAGATGAAGTGATAATGGAAGAGAAAAAGTCTCACGAAGGGCAAAATGGCCGTGATGCGAGAGGCAAATTATTAGCAGTAGAAAAGCCAAAAGAAGATACTGGCAAAGAGATAAGTATAAGTGAAAATATAGAGAGAGTAGAAAATGACGATAGCATAATATATATCGCTAAAAAATCAGGATATGTAGTTGAGAAAAATGGCTCATTTGACATAGAAGAGCGTATAGAGATAAATGAAGCAAATTTTAAAACAACTGGCTCTATTCAAGCAGGCACTGATACAAATGTGACTTTGGTGGTTAGGGAAACTGATACTATAAAAGATGCCATCGGCACTGGCATCATCGTGGAGGCTGACGAGATAGAGGTTAAAGGAAACGTCGGCGCAAATGCGATGGTTAAAGCAAATGAAGTAGTAATCGGCGGTCAAACACACCAAAAGGCTAAAATTTATGCAAAGAATGCAAAAATTTCTATCCATATCGGTAAGGTTGAAGCTGAAAATGTCGAGATAGATAGGCTAGAAGGCGGAAACGTCGTAGCAAAAAGAGTTAAGATAAATAGCGTCGTTGGTGGCTCTATAACCGCTCAAAATATCCAAATAAACACGCTTGGCTCAAACTGCACTATCACAGCTTCACATTTAATAGACGTAAGATATTTAAGAGGTACTGATAATAAATTTATAATCGATACCAGCAAAATGCCTGAGAGTGCTGAGGCTACGCAAGAGCAGTTAAATAAGATCGAAAATACAAAAGCAGAGCTTGCTTCACTTCTAAAAAATATTGAAACAAAGAAAAATGTCATAAATGAAAATAAAGACTCGATTTATACCATAAAAGCAAAGGTAGAAGAGCTCTCAAAAGCTAAAGTGATACCACCAGTTACCTTTATGAAAAAGCTAAAAGAGTATCAAGGTTTAGTCAATGAATACAACACTTTGCTAAAAATTTTTAAAGATAAAAAAGATTTGTTAGCTACTCTAAAAGATGAGCTTGAGATCATGCAAAATGGAATATTTTCTGCAAAAGTGATAAATAGAGGAAACTGGGTTGAATTAAATGAGATTAGATTTGTTATCGTTGATCCTCCGCAAAATGTCACTTATATCTCAAAGCAAAATGAAACCGCGCATGCTATTACTTTGGAGAAGATCGGCGATGGCGATGAGGCTGAGTATAAGATCAAAAAGTCAAATAAATTAGAAGACTACACAGATACAAATTTTTAA
- the murJ gene encoding murein biosynthesis integral membrane protein MurJ: MFIKGFFSNSVGIMVSRILGLIRDLLTASILGAGIFSDLFFIAFKIPNLFRRIFGEGAFTQAFLPNFTNSKKKAIFQAEIFIKFLLFIGILTLLVNLFTPYFIKIIASGLSEQNITDAVPLVCINFYYLALVYIVTFMGALLQYKGHFATTAFSTALLNLAMIASLLLARGKSESVVALYLSFGVVAGGILQVLVHLIAMKFNALNKIFWGGLSGYFKGKRAQSKGFFINFYHGLLGSSAMQISAFMDTWLASFLVSGSISYLFYANRIFQLPLAIFAIALSQALFPKITRLLKQKDEANALVWTKKSFYLLLCALLAATITGVVMSEFIIWLLFERGNFVRANTTECAKVLSAYLVGLTPFGLAKIFSLWLYANMKQKEAAKISIICLVINLILAVILMQKFGAAGLAFASSLGGFLQLILYIRAFGAKRFLAIIEPKFIAAIAVLAILLYFGLTFLKDIFNANF; the protein is encoded by the coding sequence ATGTTTATAAAAGGTTTTTTTTCAAACTCAGTTGGCATTATGGTTTCAAGAATTCTTGGACTTATAAGAGACCTTTTAACAGCTTCCATCCTTGGAGCTGGCATATTTAGCGATCTTTTTTTTATCGCTTTTAAAATCCCAAATTTATTTCGCCGTATCTTTGGAGAAGGTGCCTTTACACAGGCATTTTTGCCAAATTTTACAAATAGCAAGAAAAAAGCGATCTTTCAAGCTGAAATTTTCATCAAATTTCTACTTTTTATAGGCATTTTGACGCTTCTTGTAAATTTATTTACGCCCTATTTTATAAAGATCATCGCAAGCGGCTTAAGCGAGCAAAATATCACCGATGCAGTGCCGCTTGTGTGTATAAATTTCTACTATCTAGCCCTTGTTTATATCGTCACTTTCATGGGTGCGCTGCTTCAGTACAAAGGGCACTTTGCAACGACTGCGTTTTCTACAGCGCTACTAAATTTAGCCATGATCGCTTCATTACTTTTGGCTCGTGGCAAGAGTGAAAGCGTGGTCGCACTTTATCTTAGCTTTGGCGTCGTTGCAGGCGGTATTTTGCAAGTTTTGGTGCATCTAATCGCTATGAAATTTAACGCTTTAAATAAAATTTTTTGGGGCGGTCTAAGCGGATACTTTAAAGGCAAAAGAGCGCAGAGCAAAGGCTTTTTTATAAATTTCTATCACGGCTTACTTGGCTCAAGTGCGATGCAAATAAGCGCATTTATGGACACTTGGCTAGCGAGCTTTTTGGTAAGTGGCTCGATAAGCTATCTTTTTTATGCAAATAGAATTTTTCAGCTTCCGCTTGCTATCTTTGCGATCGCACTATCTCAAGCACTCTTTCCAAAGATTACGAGACTTTTAAAGCAAAAAGATGAGGCAAATGCTCTAGTTTGGACAAAAAAGAGCTTTTACTTGCTTCTTTGTGCTCTACTAGCCGCCACGATCACAGGCGTAGTGATGAGCGAATTTATCATCTGGCTTTTGTTTGAAAGGGGAAATTTCGTAAGGGCAAATACGACCGAGTGTGCCAAGGTGCTAAGCGCCTATTTGGTGGGGCTTACGCCATTTGGTCTGGCTAAAATTTTCTCGCTTTGGCTCTACGCAAACATGAAGCAAAAAGAGGCAGCCAAAATTTCCATCATCTGCCTTGTGATAAATTTGATCCTAGCAGTCATTTTGATGCAGAAATTTGGAGCAGCTGGTCTTGCATTTGCAAGCTCGCTTGGGGGATTTTTACAGCTTATTTTATATATAAGAGCCTTTGGAGCTAAGCGATTTTTAGCTATAATCGAGCCTAAATTTATAGCCGCCATCGCTGTTTTAGCGATTTTGCTCTATTTTGGTTTAACATTTTTAAAGGATATATTTAATGCGAATTTTTGA
- the cysS gene encoding cysteine--tRNA ligase has protein sequence MRIFDTSKKEKVEFSPIKEGEASIYLCGPTVYDDAHLGHAKSAVSFDLLRRVLKALGYKVKFARNYTDIDDKILNKMAQTGQSLEEITNKYIAHYESDMGALNVLDPDFKPKATQCLKAIISYIKVLMDKGVAYKTSDGIYFDTSKDSGYFSISGKDNNTDLIARVASFGEKRDEKDFVLWKFDEKWYESPFGKGRPGWHTECVAMIREFLSDKENDKFEIDIHAGGIDLLFPHHENEASQCRCAYHKNLSKYWMHNGFIKVNNEKMSKSLNNSFFVKDAIKNVHGEVLRYYLLTSHYRAHFNYSDEDLVASKKRLDKIYRLKKRVDGVQAGMANESFKSELLEALSDDLNASKALASVDEFVKTANERLDNNPKDKACKAEVVANLELIGEILGIAITNYVEYFQFGVTSKQKEQIKRLLDERAVAKKERNFARADEIRDELAKMNISIMDTPNGAVWERNNE, from the coding sequence ATGCGAATTTTTGATACTTCTAAAAAAGAAAAGGTTGAGTTTAGCCCGATAAAAGAAGGTGAAGCGAGCATCTATCTGTGCGGACCAACGGTCTATGACGATGCACATTTGGGACATGCAAAGTCAGCCGTTAGCTTTGATCTTTTAAGAAGGGTCTTAAAAGCGCTTGGCTACAAGGTCAAATTTGCAAGAAACTACACTGATATTGATGACAAAATTTTAAATAAAATGGCGCAAACTGGCCAAAGCCTAGAGGAGATCACAAACAAATATATAGCGCATTATGAGAGCGACATGGGCGCTTTAAACGTGCTTGATCCAGACTTTAAACCAAAGGCTACGCAGTGCTTGAAGGCGATCATTAGCTACATTAAAGTGCTTATGGATAAAGGTGTGGCGTATAAGACGAGTGATGGAATTTACTTCGATACGAGCAAGGATAGTGGCTATTTTAGCATTAGCGGCAAGGATAACAATACTGATCTAATCGCGCGCGTGGCTAGTTTTGGCGAGAAAAGAGATGAGAAAGACTTTGTGCTTTGGAAATTTGACGAGAAATGGTATGAAAGCCCATTTGGCAAGGGTCGCCCTGGCTGGCACACCGAGTGCGTAGCGATGATAAGGGAGTTTTTAAGCGACAAAGAAAACGATAAATTTGAGATCGACATCCACGCTGGTGGCATTGACTTACTCTTCCCACACCATGAAAATGAAGCAAGTCAGTGCAGATGCGCCTATCATAAAAATTTGAGCAAATACTGGATGCACAATGGCTTTATAAAAGTAAATAACGAAAAGATGAGCAAGAGTCTAAATAACAGCTTTTTCGTAAAGGACGCCATAAAAAATGTTCATGGCGAAGTGCTTAGATATTACTTGCTTACGAGCCATTACAGAGCTCATTTTAACTATTCAGATGAAGATCTAGTAGCTTCAAAAAAGAGGCTTGATAAAATTTACCGCCTCAAAAAAAGAGTTGATGGCGTGCAAGCTGGCATGGCAAATGAGAGCTTTAAAAGCGAGCTGCTTGAGGCACTAAGTGATGATCTAAACGCTTCAAAGGCGCTTGCAAGCGTCGATGAGTTTGTAAAAACGGCAAATGAAAGACTTGATAATAATCCAAAAGATAAAGCATGTAAGGCCGAAGTGGTGGCAAATTTAGAGTTAATAGGCGAAATTTTAGGCATTGCTATCACAAATTATGTAGAGTATTTTCAATTTGGTGTAACTAGCAAGCAAAAAGAGCAAATTAAAAGGCTTCTTGATGAGCGAGCAGTAGCCAAAAAAGAGAGAAATTTTGCAAGAGCTGATGAGATAAGAGATGAGCTAGCAAAAATGAATATCTCTATCATGGATACGCCAAATGGCGCAGTTTGGGAGAGAAATAATGAATAA
- a CDS encoding ABC transporter ATP-binding protein → MNNFGLKDVLKRFGPYFKDYIPHFIFAIIGMGLASGGTAVSAYLVEPVLNKIFVEKNEKLLYILPCAIIAIYVIKNIGTFMQAYFTAYIGQDTIRRFREKMVANLLNLDMDFFNEFRTGELISRTTNDIDRIRSIVSSIIPELTRESVTIIGLLCVVIYQSPKLAFFALVVMPVAIYPISRLAKRMKKISKQSQEKTSDITSALSEIFTNIEIIKANNAQEYEHSRFVDENNKFFRLNLKSVKIEQLVSPLMETIGSIGVAAVIIIGGKDVIDGHINMGAFFSFLTALFMLYTPLKRIVNIYNRMQDAIAASERTFFLMDKVSQIKDGEKELNEEINLIKFKGVRLSYDDKEVLKGINLEANKSEFIALVGSSGGGKSSLMNLLMRFYDVNGGEILINGTNLKDIKIHSLRQNIGLVTQRVYIFNDTVAKNVAYGREFNEDAVINALKLANAYEFVSKLDDGINTILNEFGTNLSGGQRQRIAIARALYQNPQILIFDEATSALDNESEKEITKAINNLRSKKIIFVIAHRLSTVENADKIAVLSDGKIIDSGSDEELSKRNEIYARLKGKALV, encoded by the coding sequence ATGAATAATTTTGGCTTAAAAGATGTGCTAAAGCGCTTTGGTCCATATTTTAAAGACTATATCCCACACTTTATTTTTGCCATCATCGGCATGGGGCTTGCCAGTGGTGGAACGGCGGTAAGTGCCTATCTGGTAGAGCCTGTACTAAATAAAATTTTCGTTGAGAAAAACGAAAAGCTACTTTACATCTTGCCTTGCGCCATCATCGCGATCTATGTGATAAAAAACATCGGAACCTTCATGCAGGCCTATTTTACGGCATATATCGGGCAAGATACGATTAGAAGATTTCGCGAAAAGATGGTTGCAAACCTTTTAAATTTAGATATGGATTTTTTCAATGAATTTAGAACTGGCGAGCTAATCAGCAGAACAACAAACGACATCGACCGCATAAGATCGATAGTCTCAAGCATCATACCTGAGCTAACAAGAGAGTCAGTCACCATTATAGGGCTTCTTTGCGTCGTCATCTATCAAAGTCCAAAGCTGGCATTTTTCGCCCTTGTCGTCATGCCAGTGGCGATCTATCCGATCTCGCGCCTTGCTAAAAGGATGAAGAAAATTTCAAAGCAGTCACAAGAAAAAACATCAGACATCACCTCTGCGCTTAGTGAAATTTTTACAAATATCGAGATAATCAAAGCAAATAATGCCCAAGAATACGAGCATTCACGCTTTGTTGATGAAAATAATAAATTTTTTAGACTAAATTTAAAAAGCGTCAAGATCGAGCAGCTAGTAAGCCCACTAATGGAGACCATAGGCTCAATAGGCGTGGCAGCGGTTATAATAATAGGCGGTAAAGACGTCATCGACGGGCATATAAATATGGGCGCATTCTTTTCATTTTTAACAGCGCTTTTTATGCTCTACACCCCACTAAAACGCATCGTAAATATTTATAATAGAATGCAAGACGCCATCGCAGCAAGCGAGAGGACATTTTTCTTGATGGATAAAGTAAGCCAGATAAAAGATGGCGAAAAAGAGCTAAACGAAGAGATAAATTTGATCAAATTTAAGGGTGTCCGCCTAAGCTACGACGACAAAGAGGTCCTAAAAGGGATAAATTTAGAGGCAAATAAGTCAGAATTTATAGCCCTTGTTGGCTCAAGTGGCGGCGGAAAAAGCTCGCTTATGAATTTGCTTATGAGGTTTTACGACGTAAATGGCGGAGAAATTTTGATAAACGGCACAAATTTAAAAGATATCAAAATTCACTCACTTCGCCAAAATATCGGGCTTGTAACCCAGCGCGTCTATATCTTTAACGACACAGTTGCCAAAAACGTAGCTTACGGCAGAGAATTTAACGAAGATGCCGTGATAAACGCACTAAAACTAGCCAATGCCTATGAGTTTGTAAGCAAGCTTGATGATGGCATAAACACTATCTTAAATGAATTTGGCACCAACCTCTCAGGCGGTCAAAGACAGCGCATCGCCATAGCTAGAGCGCTTTATCAAAACCCACAAATCCTCATCTTTGACGAGGCTACCTCTGCGCTTGATAACGAGAGCGAAAAAGAGATCACAAAAGCGATAAATAATCTAAGAAGCAAAAAGATCATCTTCGTCATCGCCCACCGCTTAAGCACGGTTGAAAATGCCGATAAGATCGCAGTTTTGAGTGATGGCAAGATCATTGATAGTGGAAGCGACGAGGAGCTTAGCAAGAGAAATGAAATTTATGCAAGACTTAAGGGCAAAGCCTTAGTTTAA
- a CDS encoding quinone-dependent dihydroorotate dehydrogenase — MSLNYNTLKSIFFKFDPETAHKIAEVAMVGANKIFPGSLSFLAHKCVVDDNALKQNLFSSTYHNPVGIAGGFDKNATMFEALTALGFGYLEFGTFTPKPQPGNDKPRLFRLIDEESIQNAMGFNNDGCEAIKNRVKKLYPYTLPIWANIGKNKVTPNEDAIKDYEILVREFREICDTFVINVSSPNTPNLRALQDESFIKELFSVILPLTKKPIIFKIAPDMSHEDAIKLCSCAVENGASGVLVSNTSVDYSLSHSTNLKDFGGLSGKVIAKKSKDIFKAVADELYGKTTLIACGGIDSGAEAYERIKMGANLVQIFTSFIFKGPMIARDINLEILELLKRDGFASISEAVGIDVKK; from the coding sequence ATGAGCTTAAACTACAATACTTTAAAATCTATATTTTTCAAATTTGATCCTGAAACTGCCCACAAGATCGCTGAAGTAGCGATGGTCGGAGCAAATAAAATCTTCCCTGGCTCGCTAAGCTTTTTGGCACACAAATGCGTGGTCGATGACAACGCGCTAAAACAAAATTTATTCTCAAGCACCTACCACAACCCAGTTGGCATAGCTGGCGGCTTTGATAAAAACGCCACGATGTTTGAAGCGCTCACAGCTCTTGGCTTTGGGTATTTAGAATTTGGCACATTTACTCCAAAACCTCAACCTGGCAACGACAAACCAAGACTTTTTAGACTCATAGACGAAGAGAGCATTCAAAATGCGATGGGCTTTAACAACGATGGCTGTGAGGCTATTAAAAATAGAGTTAAAAAACTTTATCCTTATACTTTGCCGATCTGGGCAAATATCGGCAAAAACAAGGTTACACCAAACGAAGACGCAATAAAAGACTATGAAATTTTAGTAAGAGAATTTCGTGAAATTTGCGACACATTTGTCATAAACGTCTCATCGCCAAACACGCCAAATTTAAGAGCACTGCAAGATGAGAGCTTCATAAAAGAACTTTTTAGCGTCATTTTGCCACTAACTAAAAAGCCGATCATCTTTAAAATAGCTCCTGATATGAGCCATGAAGATGCGATCAAACTTTGTAGCTGCGCGGTAGAAAACGGCGCTAGTGGCGTGCTCGTTTCAAATACAAGCGTTGATTATTCGCTCTCTCACTCAACAAATTTAAAGGATTTTGGCGGACTAAGCGGCAAGGTGATCGCCAAAAAGTCAAAAGATATCTTTAAAGCCGTGGCAGACGAGCTTTATGGTAAGACGACACTTATCGCATGCGGCGGCATAGATAGCGGTGCAGAGGCTTATGAGCGCATAAAAATGGGAGCAAATTTAGTGCAAATTTTTACAAGCTTTATCTTTAAAGGGCCAATGATCGCAAGAGATATAAATTTAGAAATTTTAGAGCTTTTAAAAAGAGATGGCTTTGCCTCTATTAGCGAAGCAGTCGGCATAGATGTTAAAAAATAA
- a CDS encoding M16 family metallopeptidase, which yields MIKFNKTKLENGLEIYHVPVNPGSKVISVDVFYKVGSRNEVMGKSGIAHMLEHLNFKSTKNLRAGEFDEIVKGFGGVNNASTGFDYTHYFIKASNENLDKTLGLFAELMKNLSLKDKEFQPERDVVHEERRWRTDNNPMGYLYFRLYNHAFIYHPYHWTPIGFIKDIENWNINDIKEFHATYYQPKNAILMISGDIGKDEAFKLAKKNFSSIKNKRAIPKSHCKEPEQDGARRAIIYKDSQTQMLAIAYKIPDFRHADQVGLNAISEYLATGKSSILQQRLIDELMLVNQIYAYNMSCVDENLFIFLTVCNPDVEANVVEAEILKIIDDLKNKPIDKDDVLRVKNLIKTDFIYSFESASKVANLYGSYLARGDIKPLYGLEKNIDKIDAKLLKEIANRYFNEKTSTTIILKKE from the coding sequence TTGATAAAATTTAATAAAACAAAACTAGAAAACGGACTAGAAATTTATCACGTACCAGTAAATCCTGGCTCAAAAGTGATAAGCGTCGATGTCTTTTATAAAGTTGGCTCAAGAAACGAAGTGATGGGCAAAAGTGGCATCGCTCACATGTTAGAGCATCTAAATTTCAAATCAACCAAAAATTTACGAGCCGGGGAGTTTGATGAGATCGTAAAAGGCTTTGGCGGCGTAAATAACGCAAGTACAGGCTTTGACTATACCCACTACTTTATAAAAGCGTCAAATGAAAATTTAGACAAAACGCTTGGTCTTTTTGCCGAGCTTATGAAAAATTTAAGCCTAAAAGATAAAGAATTTCAGCCAGAGCGAGACGTAGTGCATGAAGAGCGCAGGTGGCGAACAGATAATAACCCTATGGGATACCTCTACTTTAGACTCTACAACCACGCATTTATCTACCATCCATACCACTGGACTCCGATAGGCTTTATAAAAGATATCGAAAACTGGAATATCAACGACATAAAAGAATTTCATGCTACATATTATCAGCCAAAAAATGCCATTTTGATGATAAGTGGCGACATCGGCAAGGATGAGGCATTTAAACTGGCTAAGAAAAATTTTAGCAGCATAAAAAATAAAAGAGCCATCCCAAAATCTCACTGTAAAGAACCTGAGCAAGATGGAGCTAGAAGAGCCATTATCTATAAAGATAGCCAAACACAAATGCTAGCTATCGCTTACAAGATCCCAGACTTTAGGCATGCTGATCAAGTGGGGTTAAACGCGATAAGCGAGTATCTAGCTACTGGCAAAAGCTCGATTTTACAGCAACGTCTAATCGATGAGCTAATGCTCGTAAATCAAATTTATGCTTATAATATGAGCTGCGTTGATGAAAATTTATTTATATTTTTAACAGTTTGCAACCCAGATGTCGAAGCAAACGTGGTTGAGGCTGAAATTTTAAAGATCATAGATGATTTAAAAAATAAACCAATCGACAAAGATGATGTTTTAAGAGTTAAAAATTTGATAAAAACTGATTTTATTTACTCATTTGAGAGTGCAAGCAAGGTTGCAAATTTATATGGTTCATACCTTGCTAGAGGCGACATAAAGCCACTTTACGGGCTTGAAAAAAATATCGATAAAATTGATGCCAAGCTTTTAAAAGAGATAGCAAATAGATATTTTAATGAAAAAACCAGCACAACAATAATATTAAAAAAGGAATAA